In a single window of the Bacillus clarus genome:
- the bdhA gene encoding (R,R)-butanediol dehydrogenase: MKALLWHNQRDVRVEEVPEPTVRPGAVKIKIKWCGICGTDLHEYLAGPIFIPTEEHPLTHVKAPVILGHEFSGEVMEIGEGVTSHKVGDRVVVEPIYSCGKCEACKHGHYNVCEQLVFHGLGGDGGGFSEYTVVPEDMVHHIPDEMTYEQGALVEPAAVAVHAVRQSKLKEGEAVAVFGCGPIGLLVIQAAKAAGATPVIAVELSKERQELAKLAGADYVLNPATQDVLGEIRNLTNGLGVNVSFEVTGVEVVLRQAIESTSFEGQTVIVSVWEKDATITPNNLVLKEKEVVGILGYRHIFPSVIKLISSGQIQAEKLITKKITVDQVVEEGFEALVKDKTQVKILVSPK, translated from the coding sequence ATGAAAGCATTACTTTGGCATAATCAACGTGATGTACGAGTAGAAGAAGTACCAGAACCAACTGTACGACCAGGAGCAGTGAAAATTAAAATTAAATGGTGTGGTATTTGTGGAACAGACCTGCATGAATATTTAGCAGGACCAATATTTATTCCAACAGAAGAACATCCATTAACACATGTGAAAGCACCGGTTATTTTAGGTCATGAGTTTAGTGGTGAGGTAATGGAAATCGGTGAAGGAGTTACGTCTCATAAAGTTGGAGACCGCGTTGTTGTAGAGCCAATTTATTCTTGTGGTAAATGTGAAGCTTGTAAACATGGACATTACAATGTTTGTGAACAACTTGTTTTCCACGGTCTTGGTGGAGACGGCGGTGGTTTCTCTGAATACACAGTAGTACCAGAAGATATGGTTCACCATATTCCAGATGAAATGACGTACGAACAAGGTGCGCTTGTAGAACCAGCAGCAGTGGCAGTTCATGCGGTACGTCAAAGTAAATTAAAAGAAGGGGAAGCTGTAGCGGTATTTGGTTGTGGTCCAATTGGACTTCTTGTAATCCAAGCAGCAAAAGCAGCAGGGGCAACTCCTGTTATAGCAGTGGAACTTTCTAAAGAGCGTCAAGAATTAGCGAAATTAGCAGGTGCTGATTACGTATTAAATCCAGCGACACAAGACGTACTAGGCGAAATTCGTAACTTAACAAATGGCTTAGGCGTAAATGTTAGCTTTGAAGTAACAGGTGTTGAAGTTGTACTTCGTCAAGCAATTGAAAGTACAAGTTTTGAAGGACAAACTGTTATCGTTAGTGTATGGGAAAAAGACGCAACAATTACGCCAAATAACTTAGTATTAAAAGAGAAAGAAGTTGTTGGTATTCTTGGATATCGTCACATATTCCCATCTGTTATTAAATTAATTAGCTCTGGCCAAATTCAAGCAGAGAAATTAATTACGAAAAAAATTACAGTGGATCAAGTTGTCGAAGAAGGTTTCGAAGCACTTGTAAAAGATAAAACACAAGTGAAAATTCTTGTTTCACCTAAATAA
- a CDS encoding potassium channel family protein, with translation MVSFLLTLKRMLKACLRAWKDKKFQVLFVLTILMLISGTIFYSTVEGLRPIDALYFSVVTLKTVGYGDFSPQTDFGKIFTILYIFTGIGFVFGFIHKLAVNVQLPSVLSSRRKE, from the coding sequence ATGGTTTCATTTTTGCTTACTTTGAAACGGATGTTAAAAGCTTGTTTACGAGCGTGGAAAGATAAAAAATTTCAAGTATTATTTGTATTAACAATTTTAATGTTAATATCAGGTACTATTTTTTATAGTACTGTTGAAGGATTACGACCTATTGATGCATTATATTTTAGTGTTGTGACATTGAAGACTGTCGGTTACGGAGATTTTAGTCCCCAAACTGATTTTGGGAAGATTTTTACGATATTGTACATTTTTACTGGAATTGGATTCGTGTTTGGATTTATTCATAAGTTAGCGGTAAATGTACAATTACCAAGTGTATTATCAAGTAGGAGAAAAGAGTAA
- the cerA gene encoding phospholipase CerA translates to MKKKVLALAAAITLVAPLQSVAFAQENDGGNRVNIIQYWSAEDKHTEGVNSHLWIVNRAIDIMSRNMTLVKQDQVALLNEWRTDLENGIYSADYENPYYDNSTFASHFYDPDDGSTYIPFAKQAKETGAKYFKLAGESYKNKDMKQAFFYLGLSLHYLGDVNQPMHAANFTNISYPQGFHSKYENFVDTIKDNYKVTDGNGYWNWKGANPEDWIHGAAVAAKQDFPGIVNSNTKSWFVKAAVSQSYADKWRAEVTPMTGKRLIEAQRVTAGYIQLWFDTYVNR, encoded by the coding sequence ATGAAAAAGAAAGTACTTGCTCTAGCAGCAGCTATTACGTTAGTAGCTCCGTTACAAAGTGTAGCATTTGCGCAGGAAAATGATGGAGGAAATAGAGTAAACATTATTCAGTATTGGTCTGCTGAGGATAAACATACAGAAGGTGTAAACTCTCATTTATGGATTGTAAATCGTGCAATTGATATTATGTCTCGTAATATGACACTTGTAAAGCAAGATCAAGTTGCATTATTAAATGAATGGCGCACAGATTTAGAGAACGGTATTTATTCTGCTGATTATGAAAATCCTTATTATGATAATAGTACATTTGCGTCTCATTTCTATGATCCTGATGATGGAAGTACATATATTCCATTTGCAAAACAAGCAAAGGAAACTGGAGCTAAGTATTTTAAACTAGCTGGTGAGTCTTATAAAAATAAAGATATGAAACAAGCATTCTTCTATTTAGGACTATCTCTTCACTACTTAGGAGATGTAAACCAACCGATGCATGCAGCAAACTTCACAAATATTTCTTACCCACAAGGCTTTCATTCTAAATATGAAAACTTTGTAGATACAATAAAAGATAATTATAAAGTAACGGATGGAAATGGATATTGGAACTGGAAAGGTGCAAATCCTGAAGATTGGATTCATGGAGCTGCGGTAGCAGCAAAACAAGATTTTCCTGGTATTGTAAACAGTAATACGAAAAGTTGGTTTGTGAAAGCTGCTGTATCACAAAGTTATGCTGATAAATGGCGCGCTGAAGTTACACCAATGACTGGTAAGCGCTTAATCGAGGCACAGCGTGTAACAGCTGGATATATTCAGCTTTGGTTCGATACGTATGTAAATCGTTAA
- the sph gene encoding sphingomyelin phosphodiesterase, translating into MTKSKLLKGLLSFGIGFTVLYSSSSVKAEVSTNQNDTLKVMTHNVYMLSTNLYPNWGQSQRADLIGTADYMKKQDVVILNEVFDNNASDRLLGNLKKEYPNQTAVLGRSNGSEWDKTLGNYSGTTPEDGGVAIVSKWPIAEKIQYVFEKGCGPDNLSNKGFVYTKIKKNDRFVHVIGTHLQAEDSMCGKTSPASIRTNQLKEIQAFIKNKNIPSNEYVLIGGDMNVNKINAENNSDSEYASMFKTLHTSIPSYIGHNATWDATTNSIAKYNFPNAPAEYLDYIMVEKDHANPLYVENKVLQPKSPEWTVTSWFQKYSYSDYSDHYPVEATISMK; encoded by the coding sequence ATGACGAAAAGTAAACTGTTAAAAGGCCTACTTAGTTTCGGAATTGGTTTTACAGTTTTATATAGTAGTTCATCGGTAAAAGCGGAAGTTTCCACAAATCAAAATGATACATTAAAAGTAATGACGCATAATGTGTACATGTTATCGACGAATTTATATCCAAACTGGGGGCAAAGTCAGCGCGCAGATTTAATTGGGACAGCTGATTATATGAAAAAGCAAGATGTTGTTATATTAAATGAAGTATTTGATAATAATGCATCCGATCGTTTGCTAGGAAATTTAAAGAAGGAATATCCAAATCAAACAGCGGTATTAGGCCGTAGTAATGGAAGTGAATGGGACAAAACACTTGGAAACTATTCGGGAACAACTCCAGAAGATGGTGGGGTTGCAATCGTGAGTAAATGGCCAATTGCTGAAAAAATTCAATATGTATTTGAAAAAGGATGCGGTCCAGATAATTTATCGAATAAAGGATTTGTATACACAAAAATTAAGAAAAATGATCGTTTCGTTCATGTAATTGGAACGCATTTACAAGCGGAAGACAGTATGTGCGGAAAAACTTCACCAGCATCTATACGTACAAACCAATTAAAAGAGATTCAAGCGTTTATTAAAAATAAAAATATTCCAAGTAACGAGTATGTGTTAATTGGTGGCGATATGAACGTCAATAAAATAAATGCTGAGAACAATAGTGATTCAGAGTATGCATCTATGTTTAAAACATTGCATACTTCTATACCATCTTATATAGGGCATAATGCAACTTGGGATGCAACGACAAATAGTATTGCAAAGTACAATTTCCCAAACGCACCAGCGGAATATTTAGACTATATTATGGTAGAGAAAGATCATGCAAATCCATTATATGTAGAGAATAAAGTATTGCAGCCGAAATCTCCAGAATGGACTGTTACTTCATGGTTTCAAAAGTATTCGTATAGTGATTATTCGGATCATTATCCAGTAGAGGCGACTATTTCGATGAAATAA
- a CDS encoding amino acid deaminase/aldolase, which produces MDRNTFKGVPLPCAFLDEKALKRNIESIVELSGTKKIRIASKSLRSVPIMKQILAANHCFQGIMCFSPREALFLIEQGFNDILLGYPAYDEKALQKISLLTKQGFIITCMVDCEEHIVYLEEIAENSGGCFRVCLDIDMSSRFFTFHFGVKRSPVRQVFDALKLVEKMMRSSYLEIDGVMGYEAQIAGVGDNVPKQGMKNKIVSYLKRKSAVEVKERRESIVQAIRESGIPLRFVNGGGTGSIKTTQQDNSVTEITVGSAFYSPKLFDYYKEVKFAPAVGFALPIVRKPDPYIYTCLGGGYIASGAVGKDKEPEIWDPNGAKLFILEGAGEVQTPVYYKGEEQMKIGDAILFRHSKAGELCERFPVLYRIEEGEVIGEYSTYRGDGQCFL; this is translated from the coding sequence GTGGATCGAAATACTTTTAAAGGGGTTCCCTTACCGTGTGCATTTCTTGATGAAAAGGCGCTAAAGAGAAATATTGAATCCATCGTTGAGTTAAGTGGCACGAAGAAAATTCGAATAGCAAGTAAATCATTAAGATCGGTTCCAATTATGAAACAGATCTTAGCTGCAAATCATTGCTTTCAAGGCATTATGTGCTTTTCACCTAGAGAAGCTTTGTTTTTAATAGAGCAAGGATTTAATGATATCTTGCTAGGATATCCTGCATATGATGAGAAAGCACTGCAAAAGATTAGTTTGCTTACAAAACAGGGATTCATTATTACATGTATGGTAGATTGCGAAGAACACATTGTTTATTTAGAGGAAATTGCAGAGAATTCAGGTGGTTGTTTTCGTGTTTGTCTTGATATTGATATGAGTAGCCGCTTTTTTACATTTCATTTTGGAGTAAAAAGATCGCCAGTGAGACAGGTATTTGATGCTTTAAAACTTGTGGAGAAAATGATGAGGTCATCTTATCTAGAAATAGATGGTGTAATGGGGTATGAGGCTCAAATTGCTGGCGTTGGAGATAATGTGCCAAAACAAGGAATGAAAAATAAAATTGTTTCATATTTAAAAAGGAAATCAGCAGTGGAAGTGAAGGAAAGAAGAGAAAGTATCGTGCAAGCAATTAGAGAGAGCGGAATTCCGCTTCGATTTGTAAATGGAGGTGGAACAGGAAGTATAAAAACAACTCAGCAAGATAACTCAGTTACAGAGATTACGGTAGGGTCTGCTTTTTATTCACCTAAACTTTTTGATTACTATAAAGAGGTGAAATTTGCGCCGGCTGTTGGATTTGCTTTGCCGATTGTACGTAAGCCGGATCCGTATATTTATACTTGTTTAGGTGGTGGATATATTGCTTCAGGTGCAGTTGGTAAAGATAAAGAACCTGAGATTTGGGACCCAAATGGTGCAAAGCTATTCATATTAGAAGGTGCAGGTGAAGTGCAAACGCCAGTTTATTATAAAGGTGAGGAACAAATGAAAATAGGGGATGCCATATTGTTTCGGCATAGTAAAGCTGGAGAATTATGTGAGCGCTTTCCTGTTTTGTATCGTATTGAAGAGGGAGAAGTTATAGGAGAATATTCAACATATCGGGGGGATGGCCAATGCTTTCTGTAA
- a CDS encoding D-arabinono-1,4-lactone oxidase — protein sequence MLSVKGQKWRNWTGNVEGTPQYTIYPKSVQDVIEVVKFAREKGKRIRVVGSGHSFTPLVQTEEILVSLDELKGIVNVNDELMTVEVWAGTKLHDLGKLLEEKGYAQENLGDIDSQSIAGAISTGTHGTGITFGSLSTQVVEITAVLSTGESIICSETENYEYWKAFQLSLGMLGIIVKVKLKVMPAYSLVYKSEKQTFSTVMDKLEEYKKNRHFEFFVFPYSDEVQVKFTNETVSKGTDLKWHKLKVELIENMAFSLLSKGCKLFPSISKSVSQLSAKAVPNTKTVGPSYQVFATSRTVPFYEMEYSIPSQYMKIAVEEISHLIEKKKYKVHFPIECRYVQGDDIWLSPAYGRDSAYIAVHMYKGMKYAAYFGAVEQIFRKYEGRPHWGKMHTLKYEQLQDIYPEFHSFLKMRKSLDETGMFLNPYVENLFSVVKKS from the coding sequence ATGCTTTCTGTAAAGGGACAGAAATGGAGAAATTGGACAGGGAATGTAGAAGGAACTCCGCAATATACGATCTATCCGAAAAGCGTACAAGATGTAATAGAAGTTGTGAAGTTTGCAAGAGAAAAAGGAAAGAGAATTCGAGTTGTCGGTTCAGGGCATTCTTTTACACCCCTCGTTCAAACGGAAGAAATTTTAGTTTCTTTAGATGAACTAAAGGGAATTGTTAATGTAAATGATGAGTTAATGACAGTAGAAGTGTGGGCAGGAACGAAGCTACATGATTTAGGGAAATTGCTAGAGGAAAAAGGTTATGCACAAGAAAATTTAGGAGATATTGATTCCCAATCTATTGCAGGAGCAATTAGCACGGGGACTCACGGGACAGGCATTACATTTGGTAGTTTATCAACACAAGTAGTAGAAATCACAGCAGTTCTGTCTACAGGAGAGAGTATTATTTGTTCTGAAACGGAGAATTATGAATATTGGAAAGCGTTTCAGCTATCACTTGGAATGCTCGGCATTATTGTGAAAGTGAAACTGAAAGTTATGCCAGCTTATTCACTCGTTTATAAAAGTGAAAAACAAACCTTTTCTACTGTAATGGATAAATTAGAAGAGTATAAGAAGAACCGTCATTTTGAATTCTTTGTTTTCCCATATTCAGACGAAGTTCAAGTGAAATTTACAAATGAAACGGTAAGTAAAGGAACTGATTTGAAGTGGCATAAACTAAAGGTAGAATTAATCGAAAATATGGCTTTTTCTTTATTATCTAAAGGATGTAAGTTGTTTCCTTCGATCAGTAAAAGTGTTAGTCAGCTGTCCGCAAAAGCTGTACCAAACACGAAAACAGTTGGACCGAGTTATCAAGTATTCGCAACATCTCGTACCGTTCCTTTTTATGAAATGGAGTATAGTATTCCTTCTCAATATATGAAGATTGCCGTAGAAGAAATTTCGCATCTTATTGAAAAGAAAAAGTATAAAGTGCATTTTCCCATTGAATGCCGCTATGTGCAGGGGGATGATATATGGTTAAGTCCAGCGTATGGAAGAGATTCAGCGTATATTGCTGTTCATATGTATAAAGGTATGAAATACGCGGCTTATTTTGGAGCGGTAGAACAAATCTTTCGTAAATATGAAGGTCGCCCGCATTGGGGGAAAATGCATACGCTAAAGTATGAACAATTACAAGATATATATCCAGAATTTCATTCGTTTCTAAAGATGAGAAAATCATTAGATGAAACAGGGATGTTTTTAAATCCGTATGTAGAAAATCTATTTTCGGTTGTGAAAAAAAGCTGA
- a CDS encoding VanZ family protein: MTTYLFPIKTAFILFPILAMLLLIPFLIFNYRKYGYLNKWRSFILYSLFLYLLNAYFLVILPLPQTYDTCSLQPANTQHMQLSPFYFVQEISNHTSAILTKPTTYFYLLKESAFLQVAFNVLLTVPFGIYLRYYFRRSFLQTIIVSFCLSLFFEITQVTGLYGIYNCAYRLFDIDDLFLNTLGGAIGFIIAPIFTYFLPKASELDSRIDLKTKPVGFVRRFIATQIDWIFLSIVVPVIKNKGNSFFISNIQSYTNIYELVFITCSIFIYFIIIPYFTNGKTIGKALLRIHIKGENDRITLKELFIRYGIFYFILGGINYILSSSSMLNRTEPLVLMVILLFLFVINSLFIIHVLLHVFSRNKLLFYERISRTRNAITLKKADK; the protein is encoded by the coding sequence TTGACAACTTATTTATTTCCAATAAAAACAGCATTCATTCTATTTCCTATTTTAGCAATGCTTCTTTTAATCCCTTTTTTAATATTTAATTATCGAAAATATGGCTATTTAAATAAATGGCGCTCATTTATTTTATACTCTTTATTTCTCTATCTATTAAACGCCTATTTTCTCGTTATTTTACCGTTACCACAAACGTATGATACGTGTAGCCTACAACCGGCTAATACACAACATATGCAGCTCTCTCCATTTTATTTCGTACAAGAGATTAGTAATCATACATCAGCTATTTTAACGAAACCAACTACGTATTTCTATTTATTAAAAGAATCTGCGTTTTTACAAGTAGCTTTTAACGTTCTATTAACCGTTCCGTTCGGTATTTACTTACGTTATTACTTCCGTCGTAGTTTCTTACAGACAATAATCGTTTCATTTTGTCTTTCACTATTCTTCGAAATAACACAAGTAACTGGATTATATGGTATATACAATTGTGCATACCGCTTATTCGATATCGACGATTTATTTTTAAACACATTAGGGGGAGCAATTGGTTTTATCATTGCACCAATATTTACGTACTTCCTTCCTAAAGCAAGTGAATTAGATAGTCGTATTGATTTAAAAACGAAGCCGGTAGGATTTGTACGTCGTTTCATCGCCACGCAAATTGACTGGATTTTCTTATCTATCGTTGTACCTGTCATTAAAAATAAAGGAAACTCTTTCTTTATTTCTAACATTCAATCTTACACAAATATATACGAACTCGTTTTCATTACATGTTCGATCTTTATTTACTTTATCATCATCCCCTATTTCACAAATGGAAAAACAATCGGGAAAGCATTACTTCGTATTCATATTAAAGGCGAGAATGACCGTATAACGCTAAAAGAATTATTCATTCGCTACGGTATATTCTATTTTATTTTAGGAGGAATCAATTATATTCTTTCTAGTAGTTCTATGTTAAATCGTACGGAACCTCTAGTTTTAATGGTTATATTATTATTCCTATTCGTAATTAACAGCCTCTTTATTATTCATGTTTTATTACATGTATTTAGCCGTAATAAATTACTATTTTATGAGCGAATCAGTCGTACAAGAAATGCAATTACACTGAAGAAAGCTGACAAATAA
- a CDS encoding 3D domain-containing protein, whose product MNYFKRISSLVLAGIIGLSSTVAVKAESNDEKLNNMQQQLQQNNDDIQKKEQEKQAVSKDIQGIENELHNLNNTIAKNKEDQAAIQRKIDETHKQIEKKKEEIVVLEDKVLARKDIMRKRMVSVQNSSNTSLVVEVVVESKNFADFLQRMNAVSTILEADKEILRLQEQDLRQIEEDKKAIDEKEASLVVDKQKLAKSQADLQENLKKRQANLQAVQEKYNAIASQINLAAQEKTKIEANMKAVQETIAREQEAARLAEEARVKAEEAAKAEREALAKAKEEQAAKQKQEQATKPAEPVASNNNPKPEPKPEPKPAQGGKEFYVTATAYTADPSENGYKPGEVVKSKLGHNLTANPNMKLIAVDPAVIPLGSTVYVEGYGTAIAGDTGSAIKGHIIDLLMPDSATANSWGRRTVKVTILN is encoded by the coding sequence ATGAACTATTTTAAGCGAATCAGTAGTCTAGTATTAGCAGGAATCATAGGTCTTTCTAGTACAGTCGCTGTAAAAGCAGAGTCAAACGACGAAAAACTTAATAACATGCAACAGCAATTGCAGCAGAATAACGATGATATTCAGAAGAAAGAACAAGAGAAGCAAGCTGTTAGTAAAGACATCCAAGGTATCGAAAACGAACTACATAATTTAAATAATACAATTGCAAAGAATAAAGAGGATCAAGCTGCTATTCAACGTAAAATTGATGAAACACATAAGCAGATTGAGAAAAAAAAGGAAGAAATTGTCGTTTTAGAAGATAAAGTTCTTGCTCGTAAGGACATTATGAGAAAACGTATGGTTTCTGTTCAAAATAGCTCGAATACGAGTTTAGTAGTAGAAGTTGTTGTGGAGTCAAAAAACTTTGCTGATTTCTTACAACGTATGAACGCAGTATCTACTATTTTAGAGGCTGATAAAGAGATTTTGCGTCTACAAGAACAAGATCTTCGTCAAATTGAAGAAGATAAGAAAGCAATTGACGAAAAAGAGGCATCTTTAGTAGTAGACAAACAAAAATTAGCAAAATCACAAGCTGATTTACAAGAAAACTTAAAAAAACGCCAAGCTAATTTACAAGCTGTTCAAGAAAAATATAATGCGATTGCAAGTCAAATCAATTTAGCTGCACAAGAAAAAACAAAAATTGAAGCAAATATGAAAGCAGTACAAGAAACGATTGCTCGTGAACAAGAAGCAGCAAGACTAGCTGAAGAAGCACGTGTAAAAGCTGAAGAAGCTGCCAAAGCTGAAAGAGAAGCGTTAGCAAAAGCGAAAGAAGAACAAGCTGCTAAACAGAAGCAAGAGCAAGCGACTAAGCCAGCAGAGCCTGTAGCAAGCAATAATAATCCAAAGCCAGAACCTAAGCCTGAACCAAAGCCAGCTCAAGGTGGAAAAGAGTTTTATGTAACAGCGACTGCTTATACAGCTGATCCATCTGAAAATGGCTATAAACCAGGTGAAGTTGTAAAATCTAAGCTAGGGCATAACTTGACTGCAAATCCAAACATGAAACTAATTGCTGTAGATCCAGCTGTAATTCCGTTAGGTTCTACTGTATATGTAGAAGGTTATGGTACAGCGATTGCTGGAGATACTGGTAGTGCGATTAAAGGTCATATAATTGATTTATTAATGCCGGATTCAGCTACAGCTAATAGTTGGGGCAGAAGAACTGTTAAAGTTACAATTTTAAATTAA
- a CDS encoding helix-turn-helix transcriptional regulator: MTIYNKVKELRARFNFTQSVLAEKVGVTRQTIAAIEKGDYVPSLLLALTICDVFDLKMEEVFVLNKEEKANE; this comes from the coding sequence TTGACCATTTACAACAAGGTAAAGGAATTGAGAGCTCGTTTTAATTTTACGCAAAGTGTATTAGCTGAGAAAGTTGGAGTGACGAGGCAAACGATCGCCGCAATTGAAAAAGGGGATTACGTTCCTTCATTGCTATTGGCACTGACGATTTGTGATGTATTTGATTTAAAGATGGAAGAGGTATTTGTTTTAAATAAGGAGGAGAAAGCTAATGAATAG
- a CDS encoding class A sortase yields MNKQRIYSILAILLFVVGGVLIGKPFYDGYKAEKTQTENVQAVQKMEYEKHETEFVDASKINQPDLAEVANATLDKKQVIGRISIPSISLEIPILKASTEKNLLSGAATVKENQVMGTGNYALAGHNMSKKGVLFSDVSSLKKNDKIYLYDNENEYEYAVTGVSEVTPDKWEVVEDHGKEEVTLITCVSVSDNSKRFVVTGDLVQKKAKK; encoded by the coding sequence ATGAACAAGCAAAGAATTTATAGTATACTAGCAATTCTTCTATTTGTTGTAGGTGGTGTATTAATCGGAAAGCCATTTTATGATGGGTATAAGGCAGAGAAGACACAGACGGAGAATGTACAAGCTGTTCAAAAAATGGAATATGAAAAGCATGAAACGGAATTTGTTGACGCTTCTAAAATTAATCAACCCGATTTAGCAGAAGTAGCGAACGCAACGTTAGATAAAAAACAAGTAATTGGTCGTATTTCAATTCCGAGCATTTCATTAGAAATTCCTATTTTAAAAGCATCGACTGAGAAAAATTTATTATCAGGTGCAGCAACAGTAAAAGAAAATCAAGTAATGGGAACAGGGAATTATGCATTAGCAGGACATAATATGTCTAAAAAGGGTGTCTTATTTAGTGATGTATCATCTTTAAAAAAGAATGATAAAATTTATTTATATGACAATGAAAATGAGTATGAATATGCTGTTACAGGTGTATCTGAAGTAACTCCTGATAAGTGGGAAGTTGTAGAAGATCATGGGAAAGAGGAAGTAACTCTTATTACATGTGTATCTGTTTCAGATAATTCGAAGCGTTTTGTTGTTACAGGTGATCTTGTGCAAAAGAAAGCGAAGAAATAA
- a CDS encoding peptide MFS transporter: MESAIQLEKEQQRKKKHPPGLYLLFFTEMWERFSYYGLRGLLTLYLTTALVSGGLGFSPGWALSIYGFYTGACYFTPLIGGYLTDRFLGRRRAITIGGITMAIGNLTLFALQNQVGLYLGLALIIIGNGFFKPNISTLVGELYEEHDPKRDSAFTIFYMGINVGSFLAPLVCGFLSENLFKTTVDGFVHYGFRYGFLAASIGMIIGQILFTTLSNRFLGDIGKKPTRDLQTTAGQQTVGNTPLTKKEKQHTAVIVILTCFVVFFWAGFEQAGSSLTLYTNKFVDRSVFGWEIPTSWFQSVNPLFIILLAPVISALWAKLATSKRGDLKIPTKMGLGMILLGIGYIVLVMATLKTGSDEHNITEKAHLLFIVFTYLFHTLGELFLSPVGLSMVSSLAPVKLASLLMGVWLASSGIANVLGGQLASFTTSLGYSEVFTVIGAVAIVLGCVLLLISKKLVKWMD, encoded by the coding sequence ATGGAATCAGCGATACAACTAGAAAAAGAACAACAAAGAAAAAAGAAACATCCTCCAGGTTTATACTTACTCTTCTTTACAGAAATGTGGGAAAGGTTTAGTTACTATGGATTACGAGGGTTATTAACATTATATTTAACGACAGCTTTAGTAAGCGGTGGTCTTGGGTTTAGTCCAGGATGGGCACTCTCTATTTACGGATTTTACACTGGAGCTTGTTATTTCACTCCATTAATCGGTGGATACTTAACAGACCGTTTTCTAGGTAGACGACGAGCTATCACAATTGGTGGTATAACAATGGCAATCGGTAACCTTACACTGTTCGCCTTACAAAACCAAGTCGGCCTATACCTCGGATTAGCGCTTATTATTATCGGTAATGGATTCTTCAAACCGAATATCTCTACACTTGTTGGGGAGTTATATGAAGAGCACGATCCAAAGCGTGATAGTGCATTTACAATTTTCTATATGGGTATTAACGTAGGTTCATTTTTAGCTCCACTCGTTTGCGGATTTTTATCAGAAAATTTATTCAAAACGACAGTAGACGGCTTTGTTCATTACGGATTCCGTTACGGTTTCTTAGCGGCTTCAATCGGAATGATCATTGGACAAATTTTATTTACAACACTATCTAATCGCTTCCTTGGTGATATCGGTAAAAAACCAACTCGCGATTTACAAACGACAGCTGGACAACAAACAGTAGGAAATACACCTTTAACAAAAAAAGAGAAACAACATACAGCAGTTATCGTCATTTTAACGTGCTTCGTTGTCTTCTTCTGGGCTGGCTTTGAACAAGCTGGTAGTTCATTAACATTATATACAAACAAATTCGTAGACCGTTCTGTGTTCGGGTGGGAAATTCCAACATCTTGGTTCCAATCGGTCAACCCATTATTTATTATTTTACTTGCCCCAGTCATTTCAGCATTATGGGCAAAACTTGCAACTAGCAAACGTGGCGACTTAAAAATACCAACTAAAATGGGACTTGGTATGATTTTACTTGGTATTGGTTATATCGTTCTCGTTATGGCTACATTAAAAACAGGTAGTGACGAACATAACATTACAGAAAAGGCACACTTACTCTTTATCGTCTTCACGTATCTTTTCCATACGCTAGGTGAATTGTTCTTATCACCTGTCGGACTATCAATGGTTAGTTCACTAGCACCAGTAAAACTTGCTTCTTTACTAATGGGTGTATGGCTAGCAAGTTCAGGGATCGCTAACGTTTTAGGCGGACAACTTGCAAGCTTCACAACTTCACTTGGGTATTCTGAAGTATTTACTGTTATCGGCGCTGTAGCTATCGTTTTAGGTTGTGTTTTATTATTAATTTCTAAAAAATTAGTAAAATGGATGGATTAA